Proteins encoded together in one Macadamia integrifolia cultivar HAES 741 chromosome 8, SCU_Mint_v3, whole genome shotgun sequence window:
- the LOC122087259 gene encoding amino acid transporter AVT6A-like has translation MTIVPRKDKKRSKGKRVVDENAPLLPKRQEEDTGFDEFEGGSFSGAVFNLSTTIVGAGIMALPATMKVMGLIPGIAIIFFVAFLTEASIEMLLRFSRPGKALSYGGVMGDAYGRTGKIFLQVCVVINNVGVLIVYMIIIGDVLSGTSSSGVHHAGLLEGWFGEHWWNGRAFVLLVTTLAVFAPLACFKRVDSLRYTSALSVGLAIAFVVITAGIAIIKLIGGHIAMPRLFPDITDITSFFKLFTVVPVLVTAYICHYNVHTIENELEEPSQIQSIVRASLTLCSTVYITTSFFGILLFGDSTLDDILANFDTNLGIPYGQFLNDAVRVSYAIHLMLVFPIIFFALRINLDGLLFPSARALSHDNKRFALITIGLISLIFLGANFIPSIWDAFQFTGATAAVCIGFIFPAAITLKDPHGIATKKDKILSVFMVVLAVFSNVVAIYSDAYSLIKKNTTPRA, from the exons ATGACAATCGTCCCGAGGAAGGATAAGAAGCGATCGAAGGGCAAAAGGGTTGTTGACGAGAATGCTCCTTTGTTGCCgaaaagacaagaagaagataCTGGATTTGATGAGTTCGAGGGAGGTTCCTTTAGTGGAGCCGTCTTTAATCTGTCAACTACTATTGTTGGTGCTGGAATCATGGCTCTGCCTGCGACCATGAAGGTTATGGGGCTTATCCCGGGGATAGCTATCATCTTCTTTGTTGCTTTTCTGACAGAGGCGTCAATAGAGATGTTACTCAGGTTTAGCAGACCAGGGAAGGCCCTTTCTTATGGTGGAGTTATGGGAGATGCTTATGGAAGGACGGGGAAAATTTTTTTGCAGGTCTGTGTCGTTATCAACAACGTTGGTGTGCTCATTGTCTACATGATTATTATCG GTGATGTGCTCTCTGGAACTTCTTCAAGTGGAGTTCATCACGCTGGACTTTTGGAAGGATGGTTTGGAGAACACTGGTGGAATGGGCGTGCCTTTGTTCTGCTTGTGACTACTCTTGCTGTATTTGCTCCATTGGCTTGCTTTAAGCGTGTAG ATTCATTGAGATACACATCTGCCTTATCAGTTGGGCTGGCAATTGCATTTGTTGTTATTACTGCGGGTATTGCAATTATCAAATTGATTGGTGGACACATAGCAATGCCCAGATTGTTTCCAGACATAACTGATatcacatcattcttcaaaCTCTTCACAGTGGTGCCAGTTCTTGTGACAGCATACATTTGCCATTACAATG TGCACACAATTGAGAATGAGCTTGAAGAACCCTCCCAGATACAGTCAATTGTGCGAGCTTCACTGACATTGTGTTCAACTGTGTACATCACAACTAGCTTCTTTGGGATCCTCCTTTTTGGCGATTCGACCCTTGATGATATACTAGCCAACTTTGACACCAACCTTGGCATTCCATATGGTCAATTTCTAAATGATGCTGTCCGAGTTAGCTATGCCATCCACCTCATGCTTGTCTTCCCTATCATCTTCTTTGCTCTACGGATCAACTTGGATGGTCTCCTCTTTCCCTCAGCCAGGGCTTTGTCTCATGACAATAAGAGGTTTGCATTGATCACCATTGGGCTCATTTCTCTAATCTTCCTGGGGGCGAACTTCATACCCAGTATCTGGGATGCTTTCCAGTTCACTGGCGCGACTGCTGCAGTCTGTATTGGATTCATTTTTCCTGCTGCcatcactctcaa GGACCCTCATGGCATTGCCACAAAGAAGGACAAGATCTTGTCTGTCTTCATGGTTGTCCTTGCTGTGTTCTCAAACGTGGTGGCCATATACAGTGATGCTTACTCCCTGATAAAAAAGAACACAACACCGCGTGCCTGA